A stretch of Phragmites australis chromosome 12, lpPhrAust1.1, whole genome shotgun sequence DNA encodes these proteins:
- the LOC133886120 gene encoding uncharacterized protein LOC133886120 isoform X2, with translation MDRSSTRSIQTLQCSCFASFSRVSLSLTHSLSPSLLCAAVRCAGRRRQSVAPPCARVAAALPSAAPAVAARASVAPSCACAPLPRAPRRRRRAAVRAAATCSVLAAVKKQAAASTEEASKLPAEQRSQEEKREKKRKEKERGKKKKKKERKKKGKKRRKREKLEISDFRRIHRQSFEGDFSVCLDVDVHFGDGSR, from the exons atggatcggtcctcaacccgatccatccagactcttcaGTGCTCGTGCTTCGCGTCTTTCTCTCgcgtgtctctctctctcacacactctctctctccatcgctGCTGTGCGCTGCTGTCCGCTGCGCCGGCCGTCGCCGCCAGAGCGTCGCGCCGCCGTGCGCTCGCGTTGCTGCCGCGCTGCCGTCCGCCGCGCCGGCCGTCGCTGCCAGAGCTAGCGTCGCGCCGTCGTGCGCCTGCGCGCCGCTGCCgcgtgcgccgcgccgccgccgtcgcgccgccGTGCGCGCTGCCGCCACCTGCTCTGTGCTGGCCGCCGTGAAGAAGCAAGCAGCAGCCAGCACCGAAGAAGCAAGCAAGCTGCCGGCAGAGcaaagaagccaggaagaaaaaagagaaaagaaaagaaaagaaaaggaaagaggaaaaaaaaagaagaagaaagaaaggaaaaaaaagggaaaaaaaagaaggaaaagggaaaagttggaaatttcggattttcgtcggattcatcgtcaatctttcgaaggtgatttctcg gtatgtttagatgttgacgtgcattttggggatggatctcggtag
- the LOC133886120 gene encoding uncharacterized protein LOC133886120 isoform X1 yields MDRSSTRSIQTLQCSCFASFSRVSLSLTHSLSPSLLCAAVRCAGRRRQSVAPPCARVAAALPSAAPAVAARASVAPSCACAPLPRAPRRRRRAAVRAAATCSVLAAVKKQAAASTEEASKLPAEQRSQEEKREKKRKEKERGKKKKKKERKKKGKKRRKREKLEISDFRRIHRQSFEGDFSMVLFSDVLDRIFFIVGKGMFRC; encoded by the exons atggatcggtcctcaacccgatccatccagactcttcaGTGCTCGTGCTTCGCGTCTTTCTCTCgcgtgtctctctctctcacacactctctctctccatcgctGCTGTGCGCTGCTGTCCGCTGCGCCGGCCGTCGCCGCCAGAGCGTCGCGCCGCCGTGCGCTCGCGTTGCTGCCGCGCTGCCGTCCGCCGCGCCGGCCGTCGCTGCCAGAGCTAGCGTCGCGCCGTCGTGCGCCTGCGCGCCGCTGCCgcgtgcgccgcgccgccgccgtcgcgccgccGTGCGCGCTGCCGCCACCTGCTCTGTGCTGGCCGCCGTGAAGAAGCAAGCAGCAGCCAGCACCGAAGAAGCAAGCAAGCTGCCGGCAGAGcaaagaagccaggaagaaaaaagagaaaagaaaagaaaagaaaaggaaagaggaaaaaaaaagaagaagaaagaaaggaaaaaaaagggaaaaaaaagaaggaaaagggaaaagttggaaatttcggattttcgtcggattcatcgtcaatctttcgaaggtgatttctcg ATGGTACTATTttcggacgttcttgatcgaattttcttcatcgtcggtaaag gtatgtttagatgttga
- the LOC133886120 gene encoding uncharacterized protein LOC133886120 isoform X4, which translates to MDRSSTRSIQTLQCSCFASFSRVSLSLTHSLSPSLLCAAVRCAGRRRQSVAPPCARVAAALPSAAPAVAARASVAPSCACAPLPRAPRRRRRAAVRAAATCSVLAAVKKQAAASTEEASKLPAEQRSQEEKREKKRKEKERGKKKKKKERKKKGKKRRKREKLEISDFRRIHRQSFEGMFRC; encoded by the exons atggatcggtcctcaacccgatccatccagactcttcaGTGCTCGTGCTTCGCGTCTTTCTCTCgcgtgtctctctctctcacacactctctctctccatcgctGCTGTGCGCTGCTGTCCGCTGCGCCGGCCGTCGCCGCCAGAGCGTCGCGCCGCCGTGCGCTCGCGTTGCTGCCGCGCTGCCGTCCGCCGCGCCGGCCGTCGCTGCCAGAGCTAGCGTCGCGCCGTCGTGCGCCTGCGCGCCGCTGCCgcgtgcgccgcgccgccgccgtcgcgccgccGTGCGCGCTGCCGCCACCTGCTCTGTGCTGGCCGCCGTGAAGAAGCAAGCAGCAGCCAGCACCGAAGAAGCAAGCAAGCTGCCGGCAGAGcaaagaagccaggaagaaaaaagagaaaagaaaagaaaagaaaaggaaagaggaaaaaaaaagaagaagaaagaaaggaaaaaaaagggaaaaaaaagaaggaaaagggaaaagttggaaatttcggattttcgtcggattcatcgtcaatctttcgaag gtatgtttagatgttga
- the LOC133886120 gene encoding uncharacterized protein LOC133886120 isoform X3, with product MDRSSTRSIQTLQCSCFASFSRVSLSLTHSLSPSLLCAAVRCAGRRRQSVAPPCARVAAALPSAAPAVAARASVAPSCACAPLPRAPRRRRRAAVRAAATCSVLAAVKKQAAASTEEASKLPAEQRSQEEKREKKRKEKERGKKKKKKERKKKGKKRRKREKLEISDFRRIHRQSFEDGTIFGRS from the exons atggatcggtcctcaacccgatccatccagactcttcaGTGCTCGTGCTTCGCGTCTTTCTCTCgcgtgtctctctctctcacacactctctctctccatcgctGCTGTGCGCTGCTGTCCGCTGCGCCGGCCGTCGCCGCCAGAGCGTCGCGCCGCCGTGCGCTCGCGTTGCTGCCGCGCTGCCGTCCGCCGCGCCGGCCGTCGCTGCCAGAGCTAGCGTCGCGCCGTCGTGCGCCTGCGCGCCGCTGCCgcgtgcgccgcgccgccgccgtcgcgccgccGTGCGCGCTGCCGCCACCTGCTCTGTGCTGGCCGCCGTGAAGAAGCAAGCAGCAGCCAGCACCGAAGAAGCAAGCAAGCTGCCGGCAGAGcaaagaagccaggaagaaaaaagagaaaagaaaagaaaagaaaaggaaagaggaaaaaaaaagaagaagaaagaaaggaaaaaaaagggaaaaaaaagaaggaaaagggaaaagttggaaatttcggattttcgtcggattcatcgtcaatctttcgaag ATGGTACTATTttcggacgttcttga
- the LOC133886167 gene encoding actin cytoskeleton-regulatory complex protein PAN1-like isoform X1 → MDRSSTRSIQTLQCSCFASFSRVSLSLTHSLSPSLLCAAVRCAGRRRQSVAPPCARVAAALPSAAPAVAARASVAPSCACAPLPRAPRRRRRAAVRAAATCSVLAAVKKQAAASTEEASKLPAEQRSQEEKREKKRKEKERGKKKKKKERKKKGKKKKEKGKVGNFGFSSDSSSIFRRWYYFRTFLIEFSSSSVKASECIVCLDVDVHFGDGSR, encoded by the exons atggatcggtcctcaacccgatccatccagactcttcaGTGCTCGTGCTTCGCGTCTTTCTCTCgcgtgtctctctctctcacacactctctctctccatcgctGCTGTGCGCTGCTGTCCGCTGCGCCGGCCGTCGCCGCCAGAGCGTCGCGCCGCCGTGCGCTCGCGTTGCTGCCGCGCTGCCGTCCGCCGCGCCGGCCGTCGCTGCCAGAGCTAGCGTCGCGCCGTCGTGCGCCTGCGCGCCGCTGCCgcgtgcgccgcgccgccgccgtcgcgccgccGTGCGCGCTGCCGCCACCTGCTCTGTGCTGGCCGCCGTGAAGAAGCAAGCAGCAGCCAGCACCGAAGAAGCAAGCAAGCTGCCGGCAGAGcaaagaagccaggaagaaaaaagagaaaagaaaagaaaagaaaaggaaagaggaaaaaaaaagaagaagaaagaaaggaaaaaaaaagggaaaaaaaagaaggaaaagggaaaagttggaaatttcggattttcgtcggattcatcgtcaatctttcgaag ATGGTACTATTttcggacgttcttgatcgaattttcttcatcgtcggtaaaggcaagtgaatgtatt gtatgtttagatgttgacgtgcattttggggatggatctcggtag
- the LOC133886167 gene encoding actin cytoskeleton-regulatory complex protein PAN1-like isoform X2, which produces MDRSSTRSIQTLQCSCFASFSRVSLSLTHSLSPSLLCAAVRCAGRRRQSVAPPCARVAAALPSAAPAVAARASVAPSCACAPLPRAPRRRRRAAVRAAATCSVLAAVKKQAAASTEEASKLPAEQRSQEEKREKKRKEKERGKKKKKKERKKKGKKKKEKGKVGNFGFSSDSSSIFRRWYYFRTFLIEFSSSSVKVCLDVDVHFGDGSR; this is translated from the exons atggatcggtcctcaacccgatccatccagactcttcaGTGCTCGTGCTTCGCGTCTTTCTCTCgcgtgtctctctctctcacacactctctctctccatcgctGCTGTGCGCTGCTGTCCGCTGCGCCGGCCGTCGCCGCCAGAGCGTCGCGCCGCCGTGCGCTCGCGTTGCTGCCGCGCTGCCGTCCGCCGCGCCGGCCGTCGCTGCCAGAGCTAGCGTCGCGCCGTCGTGCGCCTGCGCGCCGCTGCCgcgtgcgccgcgccgccgccgtcgcgccgccGTGCGCGCTGCCGCCACCTGCTCTGTGCTGGCCGCCGTGAAGAAGCAAGCAGCAGCCAGCACCGAAGAAGCAAGCAAGCTGCCGGCAGAGcaaagaagccaggaagaaaaaagagaaaagaaaagaaaagaaaaggaaagaggaaaaaaaaagaagaagaaagaaaggaaaaaaaaagggaaaaaaaagaaggaaaagggaaaagttggaaatttcggattttcgtcggattcatcgtcaatctttcgaag ATGGTACTATTttcggacgttcttgatcgaattttcttcatcgtcggtaaag gtatgtttagatgttgacgtgcattttggggatggatctcggtag
- the LOC133886167 gene encoding uncharacterized protein LOC133886167 isoform X3 codes for MDRSSTRSIQTLQCSCFASFSRVSLSLTHSLSPSLLCAAVRCAGRRRQSVAPPCARVAAALPSAAPAVAARASVAPSCACAPLPRAPRRRRRAAVRAAATCSVLAAVKKQAAASTEEASKLPAEQRSQEEKREKKRKEKERGKKKKKKERKKKGKKKKEKGKVGNFGFSSDSSSIFRRYV; via the exons atggatcggtcctcaacccgatccatccagactcttcaGTGCTCGTGCTTCGCGTCTTTCTCTCgcgtgtctctctctctcacacactctctctctccatcgctGCTGTGCGCTGCTGTCCGCTGCGCCGGCCGTCGCCGCCAGAGCGTCGCGCCGCCGTGCGCTCGCGTTGCTGCCGCGCTGCCGTCCGCCGCGCCGGCCGTCGCTGCCAGAGCTAGCGTCGCGCCGTCGTGCGCCTGCGCGCCGCTGCCgcgtgcgccgcgccgccgccgtcgcgccgccGTGCGCGCTGCCGCCACCTGCTCTGTGCTGGCCGCCGTGAAGAAGCAAGCAGCAGCCAGCACCGAAGAAGCAAGCAAGCTGCCGGCAGAGcaaagaagccaggaagaaaaaagagaaaagaaaagaaaagaaaaggaaagaggaaaaaaaaagaagaagaaagaaaggaaaaaaaaagggaaaaaaaagaaggaaaagggaaaagttggaaatttcggattttcgtcggattcatcgtcaatctttcgaag gtatgtttag